One part of the Fusibacter sp. A1 genome encodes these proteins:
- a CDS encoding PEP/pyruvate-binding domain-containing protein, with protein sequence MCTAIGGKAKYLHETSLEGFDVPAGIVLSVEYFKHWNDLIDAAPLWDVLSTRPTKALCEKLKTMAYGFEFNDEQIGTLDSALMEMPENAIFSVRSSSPEEDSDDISYAGMYETVLGVKRVDLTKSIKKVFASMLDYRVVEYKRLNGISIKRPRIAIIIQVQIDSEISGIAFSINPQNNSYDEIVINASFGLGETIVSGRVTPDIYIIDKGKNSIAEKAVNDKSRMLRLDKDGGTREVESTKKNVQALTDEQIFMVAELAVNCEKFYGKPMDIEWAISGEKLYLLQARPITGYFKLFNEMLTEPGEKKYLYLDLIVLTQGFSTSLSVLGLDIWKQLMERSMSFTDGEGGILVNLHGRQYLNVSNMVKALGIKSTMGTMGNYDLPTRRIVESIDFKDEYLPEIRTKKMKKMLTDSLKTMLRAFPMILYGLITQEGVLKKYKEKSDEIFEYCKLHLNEEKTFDALVDEGMSAYGEMVKYAYAIMISVIFLPKKIDKLFRGMEVDDSTILLNMDLPGNPTGEMGKSMIKLASYDGIQRTKTKDEFLKLFNANNYSKGFYDDFENYVRKFGCRCYKEIDIAASRYYERPEVLFEQLKQIDIGDNAVVSVKDRRLEAYQKLLLIAQENGFEKKFIKYEKKYHEVMGYRELPKYIYVVITDMFRKRALVLEERFKKEGRLKENERIFDLTISQLSKAERDRELDLQALIEKNMETRKEVNDLEAWPSVVDSRGKIFRYVRKSEEGELIGDPISPGVVRGVANVLLDPYEKSIHKGEILVTRSTEPSWTPVFINASAIVLEIGGPLQHGAIIAREYGIPCVSGINDAVETIKNGDLIEVDGTRGSVKIIGKQEKA encoded by the coding sequence TGGGATGTGTTGTCAACAAGACCGACTAAAGCATTGTGCGAGAAACTGAAGACTATGGCCTATGGGTTTGAGTTTAACGATGAGCAGATTGGAACATTAGACAGTGCGCTTATGGAAATGCCGGAGAATGCGATTTTTTCTGTCAGATCCTCTTCGCCCGAGGAGGATTCCGACGATATCAGTTATGCCGGGATGTATGAAACTGTTTTAGGTGTAAAAAGGGTCGATCTGACTAAAAGTATCAAGAAAGTTTTTGCTTCAATGTTGGACTATCGCGTTGTTGAATATAAGCGATTAAATGGAATATCAATAAAAAGACCGAGAATCGCGATCATCATTCAGGTGCAGATTGATTCTGAAATCAGTGGTATAGCTTTTTCTATTAATCCACAAAACAATTCCTATGATGAAATCGTGATTAATGCAAGCTTTGGCCTCGGGGAGACAATAGTATCCGGAAGAGTTACACCTGACATATACATCATTGATAAAGGTAAAAATAGTATCGCTGAAAAGGCCGTTAATGATAAATCACGTATGCTCCGCTTAGACAAAGATGGAGGAACAAGGGAAGTTGAGAGTACAAAAAAGAATGTGCAAGCACTGACCGATGAGCAAATATTCATGGTAGCTGAACTTGCAGTTAACTGTGAAAAGTTTTATGGAAAACCAATGGATATAGAATGGGCAATTAGTGGGGAAAAGTTGTATTTGCTGCAGGCACGACCAATAACGGGTTATTTTAAGCTTTTCAATGAAATGCTCACAGAACCGGGAGAGAAGAAGTACCTGTATTTAGATTTGATTGTTCTTACACAAGGGTTTTCCACCTCGCTGTCTGTACTTGGTCTGGACATATGGAAACAGTTGATGGAACGCTCAATGTCATTCACCGATGGCGAAGGTGGTATCCTGGTCAATCTCCATGGCAGACAGTATTTGAACGTATCCAATATGGTTAAGGCACTAGGCATCAAGAGCACAATGGGAACGATGGGTAATTATGATCTGCCAACAAGAAGAATTGTCGAAAGCATTGATTTTAAAGATGAGTACTTACCTGAAATTAGAACAAAAAAAATGAAAAAAATGCTTACTGATAGCTTGAAAACAATGTTGAGAGCCTTCCCGATGATACTGTATGGTTTGATTACTCAAGAGGGAGTACTGAAAAAATATAAAGAAAAATCAGATGAAATTTTTGAATACTGCAAGCTGCATTTGAACGAGGAGAAAACATTTGACGCACTCGTTGATGAAGGAATGAGCGCTTATGGGGAAATGGTCAAGTATGCCTATGCCATCATGATCTCTGTCATTTTTTTACCTAAGAAAATCGATAAACTATTTAGAGGCATGGAGGTAGATGATTCAACTATTTTGCTAAACATGGATTTACCCGGCAATCCAACTGGCGAAATGGGTAAGTCAATGATCAAACTTGCTTCGTATGATGGTATTCAAAGGACAAAAACTAAAGACGAGTTCCTTAAATTGTTTAATGCGAATAACTATTCTAAAGGATTTTATGATGACTTCGAGAATTATGTGAGGAAATTTGGATGCAGGTGTTATAAGGAAATTGATATTGCCGCATCACGATACTATGAGCGACCAGAGGTCTTATTCGAACAGCTGAAACAAATTGATATTGGAGACAATGCGGTAGTATCAGTAAAGGATAGACGGTTGGAAGCGTATCAAAAGTTGTTGTTGATCGCGCAAGAGAACGGATTTGAAAAAAAGTTCATAAAATACGAGAAAAAATATCATGAGGTTATGGGTTATCGTGAACTACCCAAATATATTTATGTTGTTATAACAGACATGTTTCGCAAACGTGCATTGGTTTTGGAAGAGCGATTTAAAAAAGAGGGAAGGTTAAAGGAAAATGAGCGTATTTTTGATTTAACGATAAGTCAACTTTCCAAGGCCGAGAGGGATAGAGAGTTGGACCTACAAGCGCTCATTGAAAAGAACATGGAAACTAGAAAAGAAGTAAATGACTTAGAAGCTTGGCCATCGGTAGTCGATAGCCGAGGGAAGATATTCAGGTATGTTCGAAAAAGTGAAGAAGGCGAGCTGATAGGTGATCCAATTTCTCCAGGGGTAGTGAGAGGTGTAGCGAATGTACTGCTGGATCCATATGAAAAATCCATTCACAAAGGTGAGATACTTGTCACCAGATCAACTGAACCGTCTTGGACACCTGTTTTTATCAATGCATCAGCGATTGTTTTAGAAATCGGAGGTCCGCTTCAACATGGAGCAATCATAGCAAGGGAATATGGAATTCCATGTGTGAGTGGGATAAACGATGCTGTGGAAACTATTAAGAACGGTGATCTAATTGAGGTAGATGGCACTCGAGGAAGTGTGAAAATCATAGGAAAACAGGAGAAGGCCTAA